In Verrucomicrobiota bacterium, the genomic window TGGAGGTCGCCCGGCTGCATTCGGGTGATCCGTCGATTTATGGTGCGACGGCGGAACAAATGCGGCGCCTGGACCGGCTCGGGATCGAGTACGAAGTTGTTCCCGGCGTCTCTTCGTTCACCGCCGCCGCGGCCGTCCTGAAGGCGGAACTGACCAAGCCGCACGTCTCTCAAACCGTGATCCTCACCCGCACGGCGGGTCGGGCGTCCCCCGTACCGGAACGCGAGCTGCTCAACCTGCTCGCCGCTCACGGGGCGACGCTCTGCATTTTTCTATCCGGGGCAAAACTGCCCGCCGTAGTGCGCGAACTGGAGGGCAATTACCCGCCGGACACGCCGGTTGCCCTGGTGCAGAAGGCGACCTGGCCGCAACAGCGCGTTTACGAGGGAAAACTCGGTACCGTCCTGGAGTCAATCGACGAACAGGAGTGGCAGCTCTCGACCTTGATGATCGTGGGCGAGGTCCTTTCGCACGAGGCCATGCAGGAATCGCGCCTTTACTCGGCCGATTACGCGCACCGTTTCCGCGGGAAGAAACCACGGCAACCAAAATGAGTTCGACCGGTATCTGGATAGTCAGAGCTGAAGCCGAGGCGCTCGGCAGCCGCCTGGCCGCTGCGCTCGGCGCGCGGCTTTACCGGCCCCAGCCGGATGCAGGCGTCTCGAACCGGCTGCGGTTTGCGGGGGAGTTCCGAACGTGCCGTCAATGGGTATTGGTGATGGCCAGCGGCATTGCCGTGCGCTACCTGCAAGGACTCGCCTGCGACAAGCGCACCGACCCCGCCGTGGTGGTGCTCGATGAGGCCGCGCGATTTGCGGTTCCGCTCCTCTCCGGACACGAGGGAGGCGCAAACCGGCTGGCGTATGCCGTCGCCAATCTTACCGGCGCGATCCCGGTGATCACCACTGCGACGGAAGCCTTGAAGCCGCTGATCGTCGGCCTGGGGTGCCGGCGCGGCGTTTCCGTTGAGCAGATCGATGAGGCCGTTAACGCCGGTCTGGCCCGGGCGCATCGATCCCTGGCCGAGGTGCGTGAACTGGCCACGCTCGATCTGAAAGCGGACGAACCCGCGCTGTGCGATTGGTGCCGGCGCTTCGACGTCCCCATGCGGATAATCGGCAAGAGCTCCATCCAGGCACGCCCGTGGGTGAACAAGCCATCCGCCTGGGTACAGGCCAACGCCGGCGTGGACGGCGTATGCGAACCGTGCGCCCTGGTGGCGGCGGTTCGTGGCCGGCTCATTCTGCCGAAAACCGCATTTAACGGCGTTGCCGTCGCGATCGTCGATGACGGCTTTGAGGCCGGGTCCCTGATGCCGGTCTTACCCCTTCACCCAACTGCACTGCCGGATCCCGGAGTCTAACCGCATGAAGGTAAATCCCGCCCCGCAATCCCTCAGTTCAGGAGTTGACGCTACCCGCGCGCGTGGTTCGGAGACCGTCTTATGCCATTTAAACCGTTATTTCGGCAACATATCGGCTCAGGGGGCGCCGGCGTCGGATGATGCTCCGCACCCTGGTGAATCGGTCTTAGACCCAACGGGCCGGCAGAACCTAGCCCAGGGTTCCACCCTGGGAACCGCCCCTCATCCCGGTCGAGGCCTGAAGGGCCGGCAGAAGGCGTTTGCTACCTTTCTACCGCCCTTTCAGGGCTCAACGGCGTGGAGGATCCTTTTCCAGGGTAACCCCCCCTGCAATTTAGTTAAGGGCGGCAGGCCGGGCGTGGCCTTCGTCCCGGAGGGACGGCTGAGGTTAGGCAGGTACTTTAGTGCCTGTACCTGTGCGGGCGTTCCCCAGCGGTTGCGTCCCCTCGGGACGCCTGAAGCGGCGCGCCGGGCCAGGCGGGCATCAAAGGTGGGGAGACCTTCGGGTTTTTGGCGCCGAGGGTCGCGCCGGGTTTGGCCGGCCGCTTGGGAGTCGGAATCCTCCCGGGCAGCGTTTCAGGCGTCCCGACGGGACGCGATCCCTCTTAAA contains:
- the cobM gene encoding precorrin-4 C(11)-methyltransferase, producing MLEPKVRPDPKVYFIGAGPGAADLITIRGAEILRRVPLVLYAGSLVSRDLLVHCRPDAEIIDTSRLTLDEQEAHYVRASAQGLEVARLHSGDPSIYGATAEQMRRLDRLGIEYEVVPGVSSFTAAAAVLKAELTKPHVSQTVILTRTAGRASPVPERELLNLLAAHGATLCIFLSGAKLPAVVRELEGNYPPDTPVALVQKATWPQQRVYEGKLGTVLESIDEQEWQLSTLMIVGEVLSHEAMQESRLYSADYAHRFRGKKPRQPK
- a CDS encoding cobalamin biosynthesis protein; its protein translation is MSSTGIWIVRAEAEALGSRLAAALGARLYRPQPDAGVSNRLRFAGEFRTCRQWVLVMASGIAVRYLQGLACDKRTDPAVVVLDEAARFAVPLLSGHEGGANRLAYAVANLTGAIPVITTATEALKPLIVGLGCRRGVSVEQIDEAVNAGLARAHRSLAEVRELATLDLKADEPALCDWCRRFDVPMRIIGKSSIQARPWVNKPSAWVQANAGVDGVCEPCALVAAVRGRLILPKTAFNGVAVAIVDDGFEAGSLMPVLPLHPTALPDPGV